Below is a window of Methanobacterium sp. DNA.
ACAATTCTATCAACAACAGAAATAGCAATGAACAGTTACATGATAACTCCAATTGTTGCTACAGGCTTTTTATTATTGGGATTAACTAATATAATTGTAAATATTATAATATTAAAAACCGAAACAAAAATTATTGGTATAACCTGGGTTGTTGCAAGTTCACTGAACATCATACTCAACTTAGTTCTTATACCAATTTATGGAGTAGTGGGTGCGGCTTTGGCCACGTTAATAGCTTATACTATCCCTTTAATTGTTATAACTCATTTTTCATTCAAATACATTAAATTGGATCTAAATTATTATAATTTTATTAAAGTTTTTTTAGCATCTATTCCAATGATTATAATCTATCAAATCTGGAAACCTATAAATATAATAGATTTATTGATTTTTATTCTAATAAATTCAATTTTTTATTTAATTTTAGTAATAGCATTTAAAGTTTTTACTACGGATGAATTGTCTTTAATTTGGGGTATTCTTAATTTAAATAGCAAGTAAAGAAAAAACTCAATTTTAGTTTAGTATTTAACTATTCTCTCATCATTAGTTTTTAACTATTTGTACATTTTATAGAGAATTTCTATAAACCTTTTTGATTTTTTTGGTTTTATTTGATGGTTTATGTTATTCTCTGTTTGGTGTGCTAATATCATGATTACGATAAATTTGTATCTTATTAAATTTATAGGAGTATTATGAAGTCGTTTGATGATTATCTGATGAACAAAGAATATGAAAGGGTTAAACAGTTGGGTGATAAACTTGCAGAAGTTGAACCTCTTATTGATTGGGAGGTTTTTCGACCGATCATCAGGGAAATGTATGATAATCGAACTGAACGTGGTGGTAGGCCTAATAATGATGAAGTTGTCATGATTAAGATGTTGGTTTTGCAATCTTGGTATGGATTATCGGATCCAGAACTAGAAACACAAGCAACAGACCGTATATCTTTCAGAAAGTTTCCGAACTTCCCAGAAATCATACCAGACCGTGCAACGGTCTGGGCTTTCAGAGAACGCCTAACTCAAACAGGGAAAAATAAAGAAATATGGGGAGAATTGCAAAAACAAATGGACATTAAAGGTTTCAAAGTAAACGAAGGCGTGATTCAAGATGCAACATTCATAACGGCCGATCCTGGTCATGAAAAAGCAGACAAACCACGGGGGCCAAGTGCTAAAACCCGTCGCAACAAAGACGGAACCTGGACCAAAAAAAGGTGGAAAATCACATTTTGGCTACAAATTACACACCAAATCTGACATCATTCATGGTTTAATAAGAGAACTCGAAACCACTTCAGCATCAGTTCATGATAGTCAAATAGACCTCTCCCAACAGGGAGAGGTCGTCTATCGAGATCGCGGATACTTCGGAGCATCTTGCAAAGGATACAACGCCACTATGAACCGCGCCACAAGAGGTCACCCCCTCCAATAAGAGATAAAATGCGAAACAAAAGAACAACACGTAAAAGAGCACCCGGAGAACGTCCTTACGCCGTAATCAAAAAAATATTCCACTCCAGCCCACACACTCCTAACCAACACCATTCGAAACCACACCAAAAACATATTCACCTGCTTCTCATACAACCTACTCCAACTAAGAACTCTTAAAATAAAAAACACCACCTAGCGAACGCTTCCCCAAAAAACCTAGAAAATAGAGGTAAAAAAAAGGAAAAAACAAAAAATCATAGCTAAAAAGAATAAAACACAACAAAACACTTCAAACCCAATCAACAAAAAGAAGTAAATAGAAAATCTCTATAATATATTTGATATACATTTTCTAGTAAAATTTGTTTAAATGATAAATCCATTTATTTTCGTAAAATGGCAACCTAAATACTGGAGAAATACCTATTTTATTTCCATTAGGTATTGATATACTAACATTTTTAAATAAAAATTGTTTACTTGCCATATAAATAACTTTAATATCAAAATAGTCATTTAAACCTTCTGCAATGAATTGAGGTCTTTGTTTATTCCAATTCCACTCCAATGCATCAAATATAATATTTTTTTCATTATTAACTCCATAATTATTGCTTTTTTTTAGCTGTAATCAAAAACTGAAATGCAAAAAGATTGGGCCACATTTTACCAACTCGATAGAAAAAACTGGCAAACTTATCTAAATCTCCTACAGTCAAGTCAAAATGAACTATTTCAAATCCCGCATCCTGAATTAAATTTATCGCATTTTTAAAATTAAAAAATCTTAAATGTCCTTTATCTAATAATCCATAGTCATTATATTCAAAATTTCCCATTAGCAAATGTATTCTCATTCTCCAATTAGCAACATTAGGTAATGATATGATAATATAACCATCATCTTTAAGATATTTCTTAAATCGTCTTAAAACTTTTTCAGGATCCCTCAAATGTTCCAAAAC
It encodes the following:
- a CDS encoding class I SAM-dependent methyltransferase; the protein is MGHYKFFNQNEFSVHQKIIKSVGKHKKVLDVGCSVGTISESMKRNKCLVTGIEMDEKSAEKAKSHCADVYVGDVESIELNDNYNNYFDFLIFADVLEHLRDPEKVLRRFKKYLKDDGYIIISLPNVANWRMRIHLLMGNFEYNDYGLLDKGHLRFFNFKNAINLIQDAGFEIVHFDLTVGDLDKFASFFYRVGKMWPNLFAFQFLITAKKKQ